Proteins encoded within one genomic window of Spiroplasma endosymbiont of Agriotes lineatus:
- a CDS encoding DNA polymerase III subunit alpha translates to MKIIINLNVHSEYSLLSSPLKLKDYFNFAIKNNLSVLALTDKNTMFGSMRFYEQCQKYNIKPIIGIDIDVLDIAHNLKLELIVIAKNQQGYEQLCLISSIIAISNNSTISCKQLLEHLNEIIVIFKPQNALTMSLTMQSEYLTRIQKKALTYMGINQNNLNNVQYWIDNHQLVVPCNLVKYLQPDDKQTLQLIEAIKEQKSLAETNINDFGDYHYLLSFDIYCEYEQILITNLQQLINNVNLHLQFNIKENMLQYPTPIGVNSNEYLQNLCLQRLQNNKEINNDRRYQQRLSHELSIICEMGFANYFLIVYDYVKYAREQNIMVGPGRGSVAGSLVAFLLQISIVDPIKYDLIFERFLNPQRISMPDIDIDFQDDRREEVIKYLVGKYGKNNVAQIITFQTITCKIALKDTGRVLNIPLDIIDKISKAVPLDLNLDLSLAVSKIEILQVYMMQYLQLFLLAKKIIGLPRQFGTHAAGVVLSQLPIMQIVPIQKGYNNIYLTQYSMNHLESLGLLKMDLLGLRNLTILKQILDLINKDLSMVISLDKILLNDDKTYQLLSEGYTAGIFQLESKGMQQILATMQLKTLEDIVVTSSLFRPGPQEYIKTYIKRRLKQEVVCYLHPDLEPILKTTYGIIVYQEQIILIAQKIANFSLAKADILRRAISKKNQNEMTLLSKEFITSGVANGYDEKTVKQIYDDINQFASYGFNRSHAVSYSLLGYWMAYLKANYSLQFMCVLLTSVVASANKIEQYLKECQRYHLKILPPSVNYSAENFIIENNMLRVPLTIIKQVGAAMYEAIYVERETNGQYNDYFSFVARMMLKGLNTAVLEALIAAGALDEFKISRKTMKLNMTLAFRYAQLIQVSTNDNITLNYDLVAMPNLKKEPDNLLEKAQDELKYFGFYLQTRPLLLIKKQLQLEKEIIKLQNLDKLINWKVKVLVLINRVKQIKTKDGQYMCFLTVSDDYGTIDVTVFSSIYAQCQEQLKENNIVLINATVEKYNNKIHLVLRTLKVIII, encoded by the coding sequence GTGAAAATAATTATTAATTTAAATGTTCATAGTGAGTATTCACTATTAAGTTCACCGTTAAAATTAAAAGATTATTTTAATTTTGCAATTAAAAATAATCTTTCGGTTTTAGCATTGACTGATAAGAATACAATGTTTGGGTCGATGCGATTTTATGAACAATGCCAAAAATATAATATTAAACCAATTATCGGTATTGATATTGATGTGTTAGATATTGCTCATAATCTTAAATTAGAATTAATTGTTATTGCTAAAAATCAGCAAGGTTATGAACAACTTTGTCTTATTTCTTCAATAATTGCTATTTCTAATAACTCAACAATTAGTTGTAAGCAATTATTAGAACATTTAAATGAAATTATTGTTATTTTTAAACCACAAAATGCTTTAACAATGTCTTTAACAATGCAATCTGAATATTTAACAAGAATTCAAAAAAAGGCTCTCACATATATGGGAATTAATCAGAATAATCTTAATAATGTTCAATATTGAATTGATAATCATCAATTAGTTGTTCCTTGTAATTTAGTGAAATATTTACAACCTGATGATAAACAAACATTACAGTTAATTGAGGCTATTAAGGAACAAAAATCGTTAGCAGAAACTAATATTAATGATTTTGGTGATTATCATTATTTATTATCATTTGATATTTATTGTGAATATGAACAAATATTAATAACTAATTTGCAACAGTTAATTAATAATGTTAATTTACACTTACAATTTAATATTAAGGAAAATATGTTACAGTATCCGACACCGATTGGTGTTAATAGCAATGAATATTTGCAAAACTTATGTTTACAACGATTACAAAATAATAAGGAAATTAATAATGATCGGCGTTATCAACAACGATTATCTCATGAATTATCAATTATTTGTGAAATGGGTTTTGCTAATTATTTTCTTATTGTTTATGATTATGTTAAATATGCTCGTGAGCAAAATATTATGGTTGGCCCGGGAAGAGGGTCTGTTGCCGGGAGTTTAGTAGCATTTTTATTACAAATTTCTATTGTTGACCCGATAAAATATGATTTAATTTTTGAAAGGTTCTTAAATCCGCAACGAATATCAATGCCGGATATTGATATTGATTTTCAAGATGATCGCCGAGAAGAAGTAATAAAATATTTAGTTGGAAAATATGGCAAAAATAATGTTGCCCAAATTATTACTTTTCAAACAATTACTTGTAAAATTGCCCTTAAAGACACAGGAAGAGTATTAAATATTCCTTTAGATATTATTGATAAAATCAGTAAAGCGGTGCCATTAGATTTAAATTTAGATTTATCATTAGCCGTTAGTAAAATTGAAATTTTACAAGTGTATATGATGCAATATCTGCAGTTATTTTTATTAGCAAAAAAAATTATTGGTTTACCACGACAATTTGGAACGCATGCTGCTGGTGTTGTTTTATCACAATTACCGATAATGCAAATTGTTCCGATTCAAAAAGGTTATAACAATATCTATTTAACGCAATATTCAATGAATCATTTAGAATCATTAGGATTATTAAAAATGGATCTTTTAGGTTTAAGAAATTTAACAATTTTAAAACAAATTCTTGATTTGATTAATAAAGATTTATCAATGGTTATTAGTTTAGATAAAATACTTTTAAATGATGATAAAACATATCAATTATTAAGTGAAGGATATACAGCTGGTATTTTTCAGTTAGAGTCTAAAGGAATGCAACAAATTTTAGCAACCATGCAACTAAAAACTTTAGAAGATATTGTTGTTACTAGTTCATTATTTCGCCCTGGTCCGCAAGAATATATTAAGACATATATTAAAAGAAGGTTAAAACAAGAAGTGGTTTGCTATTTACATCCTGATTTAGAGCCAATATTAAAAACAACTTATGGAATTATTGTTTATCAAGAACAAATTATTTTAATTGCGCAAAAAATTGCTAATTTTTCATTAGCAAAAGCTGATATTTTAAGAAGAGCAATTAGTAAAAAAAATCAGAACGAGATGACCTTATTAAGTAAAGAATTTATTACTTCTGGTGTTGCTAATGGTTATGATGAAAAAACTGTTAAGCAAATTTATGATGATATTAATCAGTTTGCTAGTTATGGTTTTAATCGAAGTCATGCGGTATCGTATTCATTATTAGGCTATTGAATGGCTTATTTGAAAGCCAATTATTCATTACAATTTATGTGCGTATTATTAACTAGTGTCGTTGCTAGTGCTAATAAAATTGAACAGTATCTTAAAGAATGTCAAAGGTATCATCTAAAAATATTGCCACCGTCAGTTAATTATTCAGCAGAAAATTTTATTATTGAAAATAATATGCTTAGAGTACCATTAACGATAATTAAGCAAGTAGGGGCGGCAATGTATGAAGCAATATATGTTGAAAGAGAAACTAATGGACAATATAATGATTATTTCTCGTTTGTGGCGAGAATGATGCTTAAAGGCTTAAATACAGCTGTATTAGAAGCATTAATTGCTGCCGGAGCTTTGGATGAATTTAAAATCTCACGAAAAACCATGAAATTAAATATGACACTAGCTTTTCGTTATGCACAATTAATTCAGGTATCAACTAATGATAATATCACTCTAAATTATGATTTGGTAGCAATGCCTAATTTAAAAAAAGAACCAGATAATTTATTAGAAAAAGCTCAAGATGAATTAAAATATTTCGGTTTCTATTTACAAACCCGCCCTTTATTGTTAATTAAAAAGCAATTGCAATTAGAGAAAGAAATTATTAAATTACAAAATTTAGATAAATTAATTAATTGAAAGGTTAAAGTATTAGTTCTTATTAATCGTGTTAAACAAATTAAAACTAAAGATGGCCAGTATATGTGTTTTTTAACAGTAAGTGATGATTATGGAACAATTGATGTGACAGTTTTTAGTAGCATATATGCTCAATGCCAAGAACAACTTAAAGAAAATAATATTGTTTTAATTAATGCTACTGTTGAAAAGTATAATAATAAAATTCATTTAGTTTTACGAACTTTAAAAGTAATAATTATTTAA
- the thiI gene encoding tRNA uracil 4-sulfurtransferase ThiI, translated as MNDTILIRYGELSTKGKNRYLFINQLEKNLKVRLIAFKYLNIVTTHSRMLIYLNQHQTNPIEIEQITNIIRNTFGITSFSFAKQIIKDLSVIQKEILKLISNLEFKSFKLDINRIDKKFHCNSLEIINVIAGLILDYKKDCQVDLTNPQLTIYLEIQIDNAFIMLNKITGLKGYPVGIAGKVLLLMSGGIDSPVSAYLLMKRGLEVHYLHFITPPYTKDESLQKVINLVKILGVCGGNVVSKLYICNFSSLQQELKHIPLSSYQITIMRRMFMRIANHLARKLRIKILATGDSLGQVASQTIESLSVIDDASDMVILRPLITYDKNEIINIAKNINTYETSIIPFKDCCSLFVPQDPVIKPIIAIVKKQEQSILWEEILALTVENNIYIFSGLSN; from the coding sequence ATGAATGATACTATTTTAATTCGTTATGGTGAATTATCAACTAAAGGCAAGAATCGTTATTTATTTATTAATCAGTTAGAAAAAAATTTAAAAGTTAGGTTAATAGCATTTAAATATTTAAATATTGTCACAACACATAGCCGGATGTTGATTTATTTAAATCAACACCAAACTAATCCTATTGAAATTGAACAAATTACTAATATTATTAGAAATACTTTTGGAATTACTTCGTTTTCTTTTGCTAAACAAATTATTAAAGATTTAAGTGTTATTCAGAAGGAAATTTTGAAATTGATTAGTAATTTAGAATTTAAATCATTTAAATTGGATATTAATCGTATTGATAAAAAATTTCATTGTAATTCTTTAGAAATAATTAATGTTATTGCTGGATTAATTTTAGATTATAAAAAAGATTGTCAAGTTGATTTAACAAATCCACAATTAACGATATATTTAGAAATTCAAATTGATAATGCTTTTATTATGTTAAATAAAATTACCGGATTAAAAGGTTATCCTGTTGGTATTGCCGGAAAAGTATTATTACTTATGAGTGGCGGGATTGATTCACCAGTTAGTGCTTATTTATTAATGAAACGAGGATTGGAAGTTCATTATTTACATTTTATAACCCCGCCATATACTAAAGATGAATCATTACAAAAAGTTATTAATTTAGTTAAAATCTTAGGAGTTTGTGGCGGTAATGTTGTTTCAAAATTATATATATGTAATTTTAGCAGTTTACAACAAGAGTTAAAACATATTCCTTTATCATCGTATCAGATTACAATTATGCGCCGAATGTTTATGCGCATTGCTAATCATTTAGCAAGAAAATTGCGTATTAAAATTTTAGCAACTGGTGATTCTTTAGGACAAGTAGCATCGCAAACAATTGAAAGTTTATCAGTTATTGATGATGCTAGTGATATGGTAATTTTGCGGCCATTAATTACTTATGATAAAAATGAAATTATTAATATTGCAAAAAATATTAATACTTATGAAACATCAATTATTCCTTTTAAGGATTGTTGTTCATTATTTGTTCCTCAAGACCCGGTAATTAAACCAATAATTGCTATTGTTAAGAAACAAGAGCAAAGCATTTTGTGAGAAGAAATTTTAGCATTAACAGTTGAAAATAATATATATATATTTTCGGGACTGTCCAATTAA
- a CDS encoding bifunctional oligoribonuclease/PAP phosphatase NrnA: MTKQIWEKIKEYSTVIILRHINPDGDAYGVQFGLKHLIDSNLPHIRVLTGGVSLLDLNYIGRCDDVKGADYRDALVIIGDCANAERVDGVGWEKGKYKIKIDHHPFYEQYADLEWIDDAAPSASEMIAKLALDNNLQVTKKAAKAIFHGMVTDTGRFLYGNLRPETFLLANFLMTTDFNIEQLYNNLYQRPMNIIKFQAFALSNFTVTDNGVAFLKLTPDILKEFLITKEKANNLVNLLGSILGVHMWAFCSQDENDEFIKISIRSAGLKINDLAAKYGGGGHHRAAGVKTNSWHTVDALLNDLNLLAKNINQSEGK; encoded by the coding sequence ATGACTAAACAAATCTGAGAGAAGATAAAAGAATATTCCACGGTAATAATTTTGCGCCATATTAACCCTGATGGTGATGCTTATGGCGTACAATTTGGTTTAAAACATTTAATTGATTCTAATTTGCCTCATATTAGAGTTTTAACTGGTGGTGTTAGTTTATTAGACTTGAATTATATCGGTCGCTGTGATGATGTTAAGGGAGCGGACTATCGTGATGCTTTAGTAATTATTGGTGATTGTGCTAATGCCGAAAGAGTTGATGGTGTTGGTTGAGAAAAAGGAAAATATAAGATTAAAATTGATCATCATCCATTTTATGAACAATATGCCGATTTAGAGTGAATTGATGATGCGGCACCATCAGCAAGTGAAATGATAGCAAAATTAGCTTTAGATAATAACTTGCAAGTTACAAAGAAAGCTGCTAAAGCGATATTTCATGGAATGGTAACTGATACCGGAAGGTTTCTTTATGGTAATTTACGGCCAGAAACTTTTTTATTAGCAAATTTTTTAATGACAACAGATTTTAATATTGAACAACTTTATAATAATTTGTATCAACGGCCAATGAATATTATTAAATTTCAAGCATTTGCTTTGAGTAATTTTACTGTTACTGATAATGGTGTTGCTTTTTTAAAGTTAACACCAGATATTTTAAAAGAATTTTTAATTACTAAAGAAAAAGCTAATAATTTAGTTAATCTTTTAGGTAGTATTTTGGGAGTACATATGTGAGCATTTTGTAGTCAAGATGAAAATGATGAATTTATTAAAATTAGTATTAGGAGTGCGGGATTGAAAATTAATGATTTAGCAGCAAAATATGGGGGGGGTGGTCATCATCGCGCAGCTGGTGTGAAAACTAATTCTTGACATACTGTTGATGCATTATTAAATGATTTGAATTTGTTAGCAAAGAATATTAATCAAAGTGAGGGTAAATAA
- a CDS encoding thymidine kinase, which produces MYVRYKDGWIEVISGCMFAGKTEELMRRINMLLFANKKIQIFKPMIDNRYDEEEIVSHSKRKIKAIRIRDARQLIEFLHNDTEVIAIDEIQFFTSDILIVLEQLADQGKRIIVAGLDKDFRGEPFKCMQELLTRAEFVTKLEAICVKCHSPATRTQRIINGLPASYHDPIVLIGANEFYEARCLHCHIVNDYPQTNIKENKNECQNPRTIGNNETSL; this is translated from the coding sequence ATGTATGTGCGTTATAAAGATGGATGAATTGAAGTAATTAGTGGTTGTATGTTTGCTGGTAAAACTGAAGAATTAATGCGACGAATAAATATGTTATTATTTGCTAATAAAAAAATTCAAATTTTTAAACCAATGATTGATAATCGCTATGATGAAGAAGAAATTGTTAGTCATAGTAAAAGAAAGATTAAAGCAATAAGAATTCGTGATGCTCGACAATTAATTGAATTTTTACATAATGATACCGAAGTTATTGCAATTGATGAAATTCAGTTTTTTACAAGTGATATTTTAATAGTTTTAGAACAATTAGCAGATCAGGGGAAGAGGATTATTGTTGCTGGTTTAGATAAAGATTTTCGTGGTGAACCTTTTAAATGTATGCAAGAACTATTAACAAGAGCTGAATTTGTTACTAAATTAGAAGCAATATGTGTTAAATGTCATTCGCCAGCAACAAGAACCCAAAGAATAATTAATGGGTTACCTGCTAGTTATCATGACCCGATTGTTTTAATTGGTGCCAATGAATTTTATGAGGCACGCTGTCTTCATTGTCATATTGTTAATGATTATCCACAAACCAATATTAAGGAGAATAAAAATGAATGTCAAAACCCGAGAACGATTGGAAACAATGAAACATCGTTATAA